A single window of Nasonia vitripennis strain AsymCx chromosome 4, Nvit_psr_1.1, whole genome shotgun sequence DNA harbors:
- the Osi8 gene encoding osiris 8 precursor, which produces MFVSTRHLSVLWLALLLAVSIEARSAEPSSHPSNTLDSDPQQGRSAGGVFGELRSVYQIYKDCSGAEVSSCLKLKLLSTMERVSRSAQLNIVEGVTLVKDEQAASQPEEPIRSPQEIEASLPRSLEDKEDALNSMILDKAVGFLQSHTLKVKLPNVEELQRSLSEEGRGKKRKGMGGLLAIPLLIGGTLVPLALGTLALLAGKALIVSKLALVLASIIGLKKLVSSHDHGHHEVHSGGGWARAGQDLAYSAYKPIVPAAAS; this is translated from the exons ATGTTCGTGTCCACACGCCACCTCTCGGTGCTCTGGCTGGCCCTGCTGCTGGCAGTGTCGATCGAAGCTCGCTCGGCCGAGCCGTCCTCTCACCCCTCGAACACACTGGACTCCGACCCCCAGCAAGGTCGGTCAGCAGGCGGCGTGTTCGGCGAGCTCCGCTCGGTCTACCAGATCTACAAGGACTGCTCCGGCGCCGAGGTCAGCAGCTGTCTCAAGCTCAAGCTCCTCTCGACGATGGAGCGCGTCTCGCGCAGCGCCCAGCTCAACATCGTCGAGGGCGTAACCTTGGTCAAGGACGAGCAGGCCGCCAGCCAACCTGAGGAGCCCATCAGATCGCCGCAGGAGATCGAGGCTTCCCTGCCCAGGAGCTTGGAGGACAAGGAGGACGCTCTGAACTCCATGATCCTGGACAAGGCTGTCGGCTTCCTCCAGAGCCACACCCTCAAGGTCAAGCTGCCCAATGTCGAGGAACTCCAGAGGAGCCTCAGCGAGGAAG GCCGTGGCAAGAAGAGGAAAGGCATGGGAGGACTCCTGGCCATTCCCCTGCTCATCGGTGGAACCCTGGTGCCCCTGGCTCTGGGAACCCTGGCCCTCTTGGCCGGTAAGGCCCTGATCGTGAGCAAGCTCGCTCTGGTCCTGGCCTCGATCATCGGTCTGAAGAAGCTCGTCTCCAGCCACGATCACGGCCACCACGAGGTGCACAGCGGTGGTGGCTGGGCCAGGGCTGGCCAGGACCTCGCCTACTCGGCGTACAAGCCCATCGTTCCCGCCGCCGCGTCCTGA